Within the Montipora foliosa isolate CH-2021 chromosome 11, ASM3666993v2, whole genome shotgun sequence genome, the region ACCTTTCAATTATTCCAAAACTCCTGTAATGTCAGTTTGCCTTCTCCCTTTCGTGATCCTTTTGCtctaaaatacaagaaaaagatGCATCCACAATTATTAAAGCAAATCCTATCGCACGTGTGTTCCGCCAGACGTGAACGTGGTTCAAACTCTGCAAGCACTTTTTTTCCCTGCAggcgcgttttttttttccaaggctAAGGCCAACATCTATACCGGAAAAATCTACCCATGGGAAGAGCGCAGCGCTTTCCCTCATAAGTTCCCACTAAAAATTTGAAATACCCCCGATTGCCTTGCCCGTGCCTTCCCAGTTCCTCTCGGTTTTTCCCTATTGGTCCCCAGTCTTTCCTCAGCCTAATATCCTGGTCCCAGtcgttcaaacgatggatagcgctattcaccggataaatcactatccggcggataaacactagcaaaatttcgatatattaaagttCAGTCCGAGACAAAAGGCATCAtatcgaggctctggggaataaatataaggatttgtatgagttttttCCCCAGAGCCAAGAGATGATATCTTTAAGTTGTttacgactgaattttaatatatcgaaagtgggctattgatacaccacagaagacagaccacaacatcgggaactccatgccctactctttgcgaatagtgtgtgggttcagGGTTATGagcattgaagggttgtgagacggggcctgcggtttatagtccttcaaagttaccgcgcaccggtggctcagttggttgagcaccgggctgtcacgcgtgaggtcgtgagttcaactccggccggactaacactcagggtctttaaataaccgaggagaaagtgctgcctttgtaattacaaaccgtaggccccgtctcataatcctgtgggacgtaaaagaacccgcacacttgtcgcaaagagcagggcatgtagttcccggtgttgtggtctgtcttctgtggtgtatcatggttgggagggtaaatgctcggagatattagctacaccaagctactctaaaatccgagggtaaagaaagatatatgatatgataatCATTTGcggatgtcattacaaagacagcacgtTCTCCACAGTTAACAGGGACCTTACGCAAGGACTACTACGACGACGgatacgagaacgccacaaaacaatagctccaaagagcaaaaacaaaaccctgcatgggtccggccggagtcgaactcacggccTCTCGCATGGCAGCCCGACGATCAAACAACTGAGCCACCAATTGGTGTCTCAGCGCTAAaaacagttgacacttaaatgaagttcattATTTTATGTGCCATTGTTTTCGGAACCAATCTTGAGAGCTTTTGTAATAGATTCGTGAATGATGGTCTACTATGGACCTTGACCACCTACGGTAAACACACGCAATACTAATATAAACTTGGCTCAAATTCAAACTATCACGTTGTGATCGTGCACTTTATTCAAGTCATTTATTACTTTAATTAAAAATAGCATAATCATCGTTTTCTTTAAGAAAACTACCATATTTGCAATATCCCTTCGAGAGTTCAACATTTTCGACAATCATAGGAAAAAGCAAAGTTGCACTTAGCTACAATAGTACAAGGGGGAAGTGCAGCTAATTAACTCTTTGCCTTAAATTAACGATAGAAAGCTATCAAGGATTAACATTACTTTTCTTATTTAACCACTGCTCTTCTTTCTATGCGACCCTTTGGATAAATGTGGTTGAGCCTCTGGATAAATGTAGCACATCATAGAGTGCGCTTAGCTCATTTCTAATAAAAatatcaaagaaaataaaaatctataagaatcattttttttgcttttaatacATGGAAAATATCGCCTCAATTTTCCTTTATCTGATCAAGGCCTAACGTGACAGCGAAAGAGTGATTAAGCtttattaaaattgttttccaTTCAATTtgtcaccaaaaaaaaattctcttgtAGAGACTTTAACAGAAAGAGTAATTAAGAAAGGAAACGATTACACGGCATTTTTTTGTGTCTTCAACGCGGAGTTGGCGAATCAAATTTGTAGTGGTTTTAAAAGCCGTTAATGGCCATGAAGAGGCGCCTGTGTTCCTAAGGCGTCGATCATCATCTCAGTTGCATTGTTTAAACCTTAGCCACTTCTGTATTTTTTTGGCTTCGGCTTTTTATTTCCTTTAACTGAGCTTTGAAACATTGAGGGTATTTCTTGATTAACGAAGAGAGAATATACAGTTTGATCCCCCTCGCTGTATTGCTAGCGAGATCAGCAACGGAACTCCACCACCCGATCAATTTTCCGAGACTTAACTTGTCATACACAAACACGCAAATTTTGTACTGCGAGAGTGAAGAAACTATGCCATAACGAACTCGGTTTACACtgccaagttcttttttcaaTGAGATTCTCTTCTCTGTTTTATCGCTATCTTGGTTTTCAATGCTTTTTTCCTCTTCGGGAGGTTTTTTCTTCTCTTCCTCGGCAATGAGACCCTCGGGATTCGGGATTTCTATCACCAAATCACTTTCGTCTTGGCCAGTAGTTTCCATCAATTTGGCGGATTCTTCTTGGacatttgttttttcagtaACCTCTGCCTGCAGGACAGCTTCTGTCATTAGCAAGGCCAATGTTTCTTTTTCATCGATATCAGAGAAACCACTCAGGATGTTCTGGTTTTTTCCATCGCCGCTCAACTCTGCAGTTTCACTCTCAGTCACCAAAGTAACTTCACCCAATTCTTCTTTTACTGCAGAATCATCTGGTACGATTTCTTCGTGGGCACCTTGCGATCCATCAGATGATTTTCCAATCTTAAATGGAAATGTTTTGCGCGCATATcgctttttcttcttcttttcgtCGGCCGGTAAACTGTGAACTGAAGTTCTATCCTTCTCGTCTCCTTCAGCTGGCTTGGTATGGCGAGTTGGAAAGGTCCAAACTCCTCGAATTCTTTTAAATCGCCGTcttatttttttcgtttctttttcagtACGACTATTAGTCTCCACGTCTTCTTTCTCCGCGGCCAAATTCTCATCGGAGCTTGACGAGGATGACGAACTGTCGGGCATATTGGGGAGTGATGTCGAGCTTAGGTACGTGTCTTTCAAAAATGAAGGTGGCTTTCTCAACTTTGTTCTTTATATCTAGAACTCAAGAATGACCCCTGCTGTATCATGTTATTATTGGCATTCCATATGTCTGTTCTAATCCTTGTCCATTCAAtggcaaaacaagaaaaaccagATTCGATCAAAGTCCAGCTTCTCCCGCACGACAGCTGTGATTAAGTATGCGAAATAATTAGGCTCATCTGGAAAAAGTTAAGAATTTGTTATTTCATTTTAATCCATCAACTCTTGGGGAACTATTCGGGAGAACAGGGCTGTGTATACCAGCTAAGAAATAAAAACGATGTCGTATATACTCTTTTTTCTTTGGCCACcttaatttcaaacaatgcgcttGTTTATAAAGTCTGCCACCTCTGTTTGCGtcttattttataaataaaatatgtGGGCTTAATGAAACTTACTGAAGAAAAGAGTTTACTCAATTTAGATGCGTGGACCGTGTAGAAAACGATAAGCTTTCGTGAGCGGAACGGAAATATCAACTTAACTTGAAAAGAACAAAATCAAATCCGTTGTCTTTCTCATATTTATTTCCCCAGCAGATCGTTTAGGGAAATGATGCGAAGTTAAATCTTGTACTGTGTATGTGggatttagtcgcaaatgctcAAAGTTCGAATTCACAGATAGGTGAACATATACAAAAGagctttattgaaaaaaaaccAGTACAGATTCGTATTGTCTGTGACAGCGATTGTGCACTTTGGACCTGGGATTAGAATTGAACAACTCTTCTTTGAAACGTTTATCCATCGTAGCGAACAACAGAGGACTTCGGTTTTGTGCATTGCGTAATTCCTGAATGATGATAACATTTGGTGTCCTGTGTAACCGTAGAAATTGTCAAATTGTATTACGTCTGTTGAAAGAATCTGGTTTCTTCACAGTTGCGTTTTCTACATATGATGTAGAGGGTAAGGATAAGATTCAGATCTGAACCTTATTAACTTACCGACGATTTTGCCAGATATAATCGTTTAAATATCAGAGAAAACAGATGACGATAAAAAAATCTCATTCCTTTTTTCCCAGACCCCACTCATCAACAACAGTGAGCTTTATTTGCACGGCTATAAACTCATTAACTCGGTCCGGATTAAGTGATTTAAACTTTATGCAAGTGTCAAGTGTAGTGCATTTAACGCCGGTGCACTAATTTGGGATACTGTACAGACATAAGACTGTGCATAGTCTCTCTTTTTCAACTTACTTACGCGTGCTCTTTCAATGGCTGAAgctgcgggtcgcaaataccgcgggcgTTGGTTAGAGTGAAAAGAGAGACTGCAATGTTTGGAACCCCGGCGCTCCCGTGACGGAGTGTTCTTCTTGGTCGATTTCGGGAGAAGCGATGTCGTCAACTTTATAAATGTCAATCAACTCTTTAAATTTGCGGGTTACGATgagaatttaaaacaagaacaggaGCCGTACTCGCTCTTTTTTGTAAAGCAAGATGTTTTGGCCATTCTGCCCACAGGTTTCTTCAATCAAAAGGCTTAATAATCAAAGTTTCACTGTTGTGAAAAGTGTGATCGACGCTGTTGTGCTAGCCGTGATTGTTGTCGTCCCAGTAATGCGATTATAAGATTTTTACCTATTTTACGATTCTCCCTATGACTGAAGTGTTTGATTTGCTTTCGGAAATCATTCTTCTGATTCTACATTTTCACCTTTAAGACGCTTTTGAAATTATTCTCCGATTCTACGACTCAAAGATGGCCAAAATAATAAAGCAACAGTTGGCTTTTCGAAAGGATTGTTTGTCCATTGTCGTTTCACCAGAAATATATCAAGCATGCATCAATTGCTTCCACCATCATCTGCAGTAGTCTTGCAGACTGTTGATTTCTGTGAGGCGACTTAGACATTCGCTTGAATCTTCCTTCAGCTTCCTTCGGTGACATTGCTTCCGTTGTATCTGTTGCTCTTTCTTTTGCTGATGCAGATCAAATGGGTTATTTGTCGTATAAATAAAATAGCGGGTTCTGCATTTCTTACTTTGATTGCACATTTTCTGCACACACAAGGAGAAAGCGAGTAACTTTGCAATGCAGTAAATCCAAGCTTCTCCAAAATAAAGACTTTCTTCTCCCTTCCgacatattttccatttttacgTCGATGTCTTCGGTTGTTTGGCTTCTGAAAGCTCACCGGCGCTGCTTTTCGTTGGAAAAATTGTCATAAATTATTCTGAAGGAGGCTCTTACATAAGGGGCAAAAATCTGATATGGgcggcttttttttttggcgcagAATTACCGCTCATCATCAAGATCTGTTGTCGAACAAACATTATACATTGTGTAAATTATATCGGCAAACGCTCGTTGCTCCCGCGAGAGTATTTTCTTAATGGGTATGGCATCGTAGgttgctttttgaggagagggaaagaTCTCTGGGaccagagtagagaaccaacaaactcaacccgagTGTGATATCAGGTTTGAGAaccgaacccgggtcacatttcaccactgcgctatccaGCTCCCCCGGCACTCTTCTCCCGTATTGCCGTCCGCATTTTTCCTTATAAGACACACGTatatgctaaaaaaaaaaaaacactaaaaaacgCTTACTCTTATGCAATCGATGAAATTACACGATATAACTGCGTAGGCGAAGACCAGGGTAACAAGACAGAAGCACAGGATGCTGAAGAAGGATTTTGTCAGTAATATAAATCTTatttagaaaaaagaaagagcaaagAGCAAGACTGATTGAATTGTGAAGGAATATGTTATTATAAAGCGAGTGAGCCTGAAATGCACATGACAAACCTACTGTGAACTTTGATGGCACTTTACTGACGTCGTTTTCGAGTTAAAACGAACAGAAACAAGTTcgatcttgcaaaaaaaaaaaaaatcttatgcTTTATTAATGATTTACTTTTAGCCATCCCTCCTACCcttgaatatttttttgtttaagtggaTCTCTTTAAGCTTGTTTTGAGTTCATTACACTCGGTTGGGATTTATCGTCTCCTTACAAAGACTGATAAAAGACTTAGTTTGGGGAACTAAACGAGCGAAGACCGTTATTTGAGCGAGGCGAGCGATAATTTTACCATGTGAAACAGTCGTGGATAACTGCCTTAGGCTATATTCTAGTTTCACGAGTGAGCAATAGCTTGGATGCGTTCTTACGACACAACATTTGAGTACCTTTAAGAAAACGATTTTAAATTTAGACTACGCGCAGTTCAGCACTTACTAAGCGCACGCGTTCAGATTTAAATAGACAGCGTAAGAACCCCTTCGGCGAATCTTTATTTACAGGTCGCCATCTTGACTGAAGAGCGTCAACAACCCATCATTTGCCCTCCTATTTACTTTCCTGTAAATATCACCAGGATTTGCCCTCAAACTTAAGCTTTATAAATTCGTCAAATAAGAGGACAGATACTTCACTTGCCAGTCAATGAAAACACTTTAGTAGGGCCCAAGACTACCAGATTATGTAATAATTAAAACTGAAGAGTGAAAAAATACACCTGCGCCATTTTCAGAAGTAAAAAAGTGAGCAGTAAGGTCGGCGAACTAAAACGTTCTGATAAGCTGCGAATTTCTTTCTCGGCGCGTCAAACAGTGTTTATTATTTATCAATTGACATGCACTGTACCGAATTGTGGTTTTTAGAGGTGAATAACAATTACTATTACCATGTAAAACGAACAATTCCTTACCTTCGTTGCGATTTCAGTTATCTTAAAATTGTATTGAGGTCTATCTTTCCTTGAGATGCGTGATCGAAGAGTTGAGAAAACGTCACGGAAAATCTCCCACCACTTCTTTAATAGCGGCGACTTCCAGCTGGTGTATCGAATGCGATATGTATCACCGGGGGATCACATTTGTTCCTCGAGGAAGCAGACCGTGTCTAACgtatttgaatatttaattcgTTAGCCAAAACATGGAGTAACATGACAACTGAGCAAGTGCCATAACTTCACTCACTTCAGTTCCAAATGAAAGGGGACGTTTCAATAGCGCACCTACCGAATGAAAAGAGAAGGGAACACATTTGCCAGCCGTGCAGTGCTTGTGGTCAAACAGCAGTTTAGTAAATTAGTGCAATCATCTATTCAATAATGCTAACAATTTCTGTTGTTAATTTGATATTATCGGGCAGAAACACGGTTTTTGATCAAGAGATTCGTATTCTGAAGCACGTGATCGATTGGATTTCTCGTTCGTATTGCCAAGGTCAAACACTATCATTTCATTGGGAAACGTCTAATCAGAGTACTGTAATGCATTAAGCCAATGAGGGATCTCAGTGATCTCACTCTGAAACCTATCTCTGTCAGCGGATAGTAACCAAGGTTTCGTCTTCGTAGGCTCCACGACATCTGGAGGAACAAGGAGCCctagttgttcgaaagctggaTAACTTTATTCAGTGGGTAAGTCAGTATCCATATTGTACGTGAGGACTAAATATTGAAATCTTTGTACAAATTGAAACTTTTGGGTgttgacttatccaccggataaagttatctttGAATAATTGGAGCCATCGAGCTATCGTCAGCTAATTACGAAAGACTAAGAACTTTTTGTTTCCAACCATTGGCGCTTTCGGACACTTAATCTATGGATTTAAGTGTTCTGCTTCCGCCGGGGCGCCAATCAGGTACCGATTTCCGTGACCTTTTTGAAGAACAGTTTCTCATTGAAAGAGACTTCCATGGCTTTTTCCTCGGTATGTGGAACTTGACCAAGGTTCAGCGTTTCAGTAATCGATAATACACAGACAGCAGAACATAAATTGATAACTGGTGCACTTTGCAAACAAGGGGCTCAAACGTTTTTGCTCGTTTACCTTCGTTGTTAATCCTTCTTGCTTTGCCACCACAGAGTCACAAAGAGCGAATGCAAGGGTCAAAGGCTGTTTGTCCCTTAACTTTCACGCACATAAAGTCTATAATAAAAACATTATCAAAAACTAAGATTaaaatcgtgttttttttaaagaatatgTGTTTTTTAAAACCTTTACAAAGAAAAATGCTTTCTGTTACACGAATGCTTCGTGTAAACAAATCTTGAACTTTGGCACACTGAGACGTCGGTTAACAGTTACGGTGCAAAAAAACGAGTGTTAATGAGTTTTAGATTTAAAGAAGAAGCATTGTAATGAGCTTACGGTTAATTTTACTTCAATGTCATCATCAAGGGCCTACCTGAAGCATTGAAGAGGTTATGCGAGCTTTGGTTGAACCAATCGTCACGAGACCTACCACGAGCGCCGGCATGTTGAGAGTTCCatcattttgattggttcattcctCAGTTGCTAATTATGCATTTCATGTGTCATGCATAATTTACTTGAGATTGGCAGACAACGCAATCAACAaccttttgtgttttttcttaTCAATTTTTGGTTCGATATGAGAGGAATCAACTCAATCTATTGTGTTTAATTAAGGTGATGGTCCATTCCttatttgaatatttatttGTGCGTATTTCTTTGTAAACGAACTGACCGAATGCCATTGTTATTAGCTGCGCAACGGCAAAATATCACGTATCAGTCCATTTAAATTACATCATCAGGTTTTCTGCCAGCTGTAAATAATTGTCTTTTCGATAGAATCAGTGTGATTACCATGTGATGAACGACTTTTGCTTAAGATAATAATACCAATCCCGTTTCGACTTCTGGTAATGCAAATGCCTTCAAAAAGAGCTGGAACCTTTCTGTTCGTTTGCACCAACTGTAATGAAAGGACTACCTCAAAACGTAGCTCAAAATTTTCGGATGAATGGACCTTTTGGCTAAACGGTAAGCATTGCAAGTCTGTCATGTACTGCCAGGTCTCGAGCTCTATATCTGTCCACGGTTTAATAGAGAGTTGAAGAGAACGATAACGCCACAGAACAATAATTCCGGTATCGCTTCGCCGCTCATAGAgatcacaacaaagaaaaaaaagccctctggcacccagggtagcgGAACCCATTTTGGCACGTGTTTCTCCCATAGTCGACGTAACAACACCGTGAAAAGACGAAATTCGCGGTTTTTACGACAACGTGAGCGAACTAGAGTGATTTGATCAATCTGTTCAAAACAGTGCGAACAAATTTAGCTGGAGAAATATTTTGTCCATACTGTACAACATGAACAAGACAGAATAATCTCaaaaaatacctaaaaataaaacgcaaagttatattttgaagtgacgtcaTCGTTCAGTTGGCAAAAACCATATGAAGTGATACCGAAACTTAACTGTCCACTCATTCGGTGTTGTTCTGGATCGAATAGCAAATTAGCGTTCGAACTTGGAAACTCTTTCTCCTCCAAAGTAACCCACAAGCCGTAAAAGAGTCCAATAGAGTCTCTCCCTTCCCAAGCTCCTTCTACCGATTTGAACTTGCCCTGAAGGCATCAATTTCCCCCCAAAGATTATGCTCGAGTTACAACTGGATTAAACTCTAACGCTGgtttattttatatatactgagattttcgcatcaaattttgctgtgtgaaaaagcgtttcggattttacttcgaccaattatagaggcgaaacgagtttctcacacgtgaaaaaatcgtttcgtccaatcacaaaccaATTTTAAGCCAATTGTGTTTTCGCGGGCTTTGACGCGGTCATCGCGgtcattacaaacaaattacagcatggaaagcgctttgtacgggattttcacactcgttggttttgtatcagaaatctcactcgttcgctgcgctcactcgttcgatttcagatacttcaccaactcgtgtgaaaatcccgtacgcgcgcgctttccagtgaagtaatctctatttctttcatgaatttaaaaaaaaatagtatgCGTGTTTAACGTGATCCAAAGGGAatgtttcaataactttttcacTTTCTAAGAGTTTTGGGCTCTACAGGCTGGTAGTTACACGTACGAAGCACGCCCTGTAAGCAGCATACGCAGACGGATTTaaacttgttgttaattagtgccGGTCTTTTGTTCTAAAGAAAGCTACCAATTATCAAAAGGCTACTGCGTCTGCGTGtattgcttgtgcttatgcttgcttCGTTCGTGTAAACTGGTTAaattaactatggttaaatcgaTCGATTTGATACCGTCCCGTCCGTGTGTGCCAACAAGTACCGGTTCCATGAACCATGAATGTAAGAACGCTACGATAGGAACGAGTTAACGGTttacttttgtttacaaatattTAGGTGAAATTCATTTTGGCATTCAGATATGCCCtactaaaacaaaagagatTGTTGTTTTAACATCCACTGTAATTCTCAATTTACTTATCAGGCGACTGAGTTGATGCAACTTGCCGATTTCTGTACTTCCAAGTACCATGCATGTGGCAGCACTGCATTTTCAGAAGTGATTACGCAACGAGAAAAATGGCTTTTAGCcaaaaaattgaacaagaaTTCGAGGTACTCTGGCCTAAAAATGTTCAGAGATTAGTatgaaattaattttgtcttgTTGCAAACTTTTTTGGTTCAACGTTGCAAGTTTCGCTAAAAAAACCGCATACAACGTTTCAGTTCAGTACTCTGATCTAAAGATCATTTAAGTTCAGATGATTGCATGAAAGCTTGCAATTACTACAGAATTCTGCACCTTATTCCTTCTGGTTCGACCTCCTTGTACGAAGCACGTTTCATTCTCAAATAAAATATACGATTTGCGTCTTCCTTCTCAAAAATATTTAGGTTCAGATCAATCACAGTCCATTCACCAAtcgaagaaaaaaacactggGCTCTCTGATATTCCTGCTTCATCTTGACTAATTGTGCGACGCCTCCCCACGCTTTTAACGCGCTGCCTgggtaaatgcttgtttttgtCATTCTCTTTCGTTCCATAGTAGCAGTTTGGTTTGCGCTTCTTGTAAGTGAGAGATCCGTCCGAATTACTTCTTCCAAACATATGAACATTTAAACTGACATATTCAGTGTCCTGCATCTCGGATTTAATTGCGATTTCTGTTTGTGGAATTAAATCGTCTTTGTTTTCAGTCGCTTGACTTCTGATTGCTGAGTCAAGTGCCTTCGTGTTGTCTAAGCTTGTCTTGGTATTGATGGCCCCTAAGCAGTCATCTGTAATGA harbors:
- the LOC137976739 gene encoding uncharacterized protein, translated to MPDSSSSSSSSDENLAAEKEDVETNSRTEKETKKIRRRFKRIRGVWTFPTRHTKPAEGDEKDRTSVHSLPADEKKKKKRYARKTFPFKIGKSSDGSQGAHEEIVPDDSAVKEELGEVTLVTESETAELSGDGKNQNILSGFSDIDEKETLALLMTEAVLQAEVTEKTNVQEESAKLMETTGQDESDLVIEIPNPEGLIAEEEKKKPPEEEKSIENQDSDKTEKRISLKKELGSVNRVRYGIVSSLSQYKICVFVYDKLSLGKLIGWWSSVADLASNTARGIKLYILSSLIKKYPQCFKAQLKEIKSRSQKNTEVAKV
- the LOC137977478 gene encoding uncharacterized protein, which translates into the protein MMHKICGSLREKEGKLDNPEIAAMKGTAEKSVEESSHFQCLEKTKGFSRLRTIQEIVGCTDKLITDDCLGAINTKTSLDNTKALDSAIRSQATENKDDLIPQTEIAIKSEMQDTEYVSLNVHMFGRSNSDGSLTYKKRKPNCYYGTKENDKNKHLPRQRVKSVGRRRTISQDEAGISESPVFFSSIGEWTVIDLNLNIFEKEDANRIFYLRMKRASYKEVEPEGIRCRIL